The following nucleotide sequence is from Nautilia sp. PV-1.
ATTCGCAGGCAAAAGAGAAATAATGGAGCAGTTAAGCCCTGAAGGTCCGATATATCAAGCCGGAACACTCAGCGGAAATCCAGTAGCCATGAATGCGGGTCTTGCGATGCTTAAAAAACTCAAATCAAATCCTGATCTTTATAAAGACCTTGAAGCCAAAGCCAAAAAATTAATGAACGGCTTTGAAGAAATTTCAAAAGAAAACGGTATAGACATTCAGACAAACGTTGTAGGAAGCATGTTTGGGTTTTTCTTTAACTCAAAAAAACCTAAAAACTTTGACGACGTGAATGAGAGCGATACAAAAAGATATGCAAAATTTCATTTCGAAATGTTAAAAAGAGGTTTTTACTTTGCTCCTAGCGCATATGAAACCGGTTTTATATGCACAGTTATGAGAGATTCCGATATAGACGCAACGCTAAACGCATATAAAGAAATCGCACCGAGCCTGTAATGAATGACAAACAGCATAAAAAAGGAAAATTCGGTAAAACCGTAGAGGGGGCAGAAAAGCTTTCTCTTGGTATTTCCATTGTCGTAGCAATATTAATGGGTATAGGAATTGGCATATTATTAAAAAAATGGACAGGCTATACCTGGACTTTATGGCTTGGAGTTTTTTGGGGCGTTGCCGCAGCAATAATGAATATCAAAATAGAATACAATAAATTAAAAAAAGATTTAGATAAAGTCGCAAAAGATCCTAAATATAAAAATTATAAAATGAATACAAAAGATGAAGA
It contains:
- a CDS encoding AtpZ/AtpI family protein; amino-acid sequence: MNDKQHKKGKFGKTVEGAEKLSLGISIVVAILMGIGIGILLKKWTGYTWTLWLGVFWGVAAAIMNIKIEYNKLKKDLDKVAKDPKYKNYKMNTKDEEELLEEFEK